The following proteins are co-located in the Paenibacillus sp. FSL H8-0079 genome:
- a CDS encoding DUF4132 domain-containing protein: MLTADRAVETLVEKFAVTCSNEYSLKTDRSSEIIDYVLGTTDKFPDMMGNSSHYVYQTIDLLMKLAKKDDGDIFYRAGAIVIYLESNYSKRSSWRTDAFTVCMGNDSEAYGLSGKSKSADRMGGLLARLEKIKQFAGKEEILSELKSKLKRAQWLFDSKKADTQGDYRDVINALMLLQLYSKLSDTASHLAEVQASAQSLPVLFQHVMANDPDKLRDELHTLIEPVVVSNIQGKHNGSSQELKDEFLKEKRSQLIAELYPNTSFSPKEQCSHTVFHQTMVLVSGALLYLINISGGKQRFLDTNSEIGHILLHTIHQLHEIYPLEVRRYLLSMDPRAKSPNDLLAGLVPLDEPYQLVEMLRDELNSYTVSWNMLQSAIANRPEQAIRAYEIIKPPFLKLCIQKFMEDQGLTLPNAEGSLEQAVFNALRHPLDGGRQGLAIARYLSGENTLEEYWEDPNSRGLFNQLNRDKKRVHNLISISFLPLDSEAMRRFAILTTHPDWTLDIISDMYNSYAFSGEQLLQRYGQDPEVQREKLLTSLISLNGMTDYRYKSMPHDEYRRIIQQNLDYALTQYKKLPTDTRILILEITFEQRDELSKKILAEAIRAGLQDSSKKANGVALAEFNRIPDQDLYTLIYLSEKKVAIKEMALTAIRSLENSKELYGELLKKEKSDDWKSLIQILLDTADLSPEYAHAALADQADAKKLSRLSWLSLKDLPSLIRIEDNQPLDDRIKQYALVQSLDHTSGPNERLNELRDYVSESSLARFASELLQVWIQEGAPAKEKWVMYVSALFGDIQIVNILAPQIKEWTENSRGAIAADAVKVLAYLKDPSALMAIDKIKRGVKNRQVKGAAEEALQLAADNMGLTSEQLEDRLVTTLGFDEKGTMQLSYGERSFLVKVNGDLQVVVLNEETGKSVKSLPAPAQKDDPELAAQSKARFTQLKKDLKSMVNIQAQRLEESLSKQRLWSADEWKALFVQNVIMQKFAVGLIWGTYEDGALISTFRYMEDGTFNSVDEDEVDLPSDAQVGLIHPLELDQATLEGWTTQLEDYEIKQPFEQLNREIHQPEDEDKTKNEYDHLPESDFSPTAFPKALEKYGWIKGPAQDGGWYHEFYKEYGDLVAELQFSGTSITYYEGLDDITLESLHFFKPNNKQYYYYGDNKPIALGNVPGRVFSETIYDILRATGR, translated from the coding sequence ATGCTTACCGCAGACCGCGCAGTAGAAACTTTGGTGGAGAAATTCGCAGTGACCTGTTCAAACGAGTATTCATTAAAAACAGACCGAAGCTCCGAAATTATTGATTATGTATTGGGCACGACAGACAAGTTTCCGGATATGATGGGAAATTCGAGTCATTATGTATATCAAACAATTGATCTGCTCATGAAGCTCGCCAAAAAAGATGATGGAGATATCTTTTACCGGGCCGGGGCTATTGTGATATATCTGGAATCCAATTATTCCAAAAGAAGTTCATGGAGAACGGATGCTTTTACTGTCTGTATGGGAAATGATTCAGAAGCCTACGGATTGAGCGGGAAGAGCAAAAGCGCTGATCGCATGGGTGGGTTGTTGGCCCGGTTGGAGAAGATCAAACAGTTTGCCGGTAAAGAGGAGATCCTCTCTGAATTAAAGAGTAAATTAAAGCGTGCCCAGTGGCTTTTTGATTCCAAAAAGGCCGACACCCAGGGGGATTATCGAGATGTAATCAATGCGTTAATGCTGCTGCAACTATATTCGAAGCTCAGTGACACGGCTTCTCATCTTGCAGAGGTTCAAGCTTCTGCTCAATCGTTACCGGTGTTGTTTCAACATGTAATGGCTAATGATCCAGATAAGTTGCGGGACGAGTTACATACGTTGATTGAACCTGTGGTGGTCAGTAATATTCAAGGGAAGCATAACGGATCTTCCCAAGAATTAAAGGATGAATTCCTCAAGGAGAAGCGTAGTCAGCTCATCGCTGAGCTGTATCCCAATACGTCTTTCTCTCCAAAAGAGCAATGTTCACACACTGTATTCCATCAAACTATGGTGCTTGTGAGTGGTGCCTTGTTGTACCTGATTAACATTAGTGGAGGTAAACAACGGTTCCTTGATACGAATAGTGAGATTGGACATATTTTGCTTCACACAATACATCAATTACATGAGATTTATCCACTTGAAGTTCGCCGTTACTTGCTGAGTATGGACCCTAGAGCCAAGAGTCCAAATGATCTGCTTGCTGGACTTGTGCCTCTGGATGAGCCTTATCAGTTGGTTGAAATGTTGCGGGACGAGCTTAATTCGTACACGGTATCTTGGAACATGTTACAATCCGCGATCGCAAATCGTCCTGAACAAGCGATTCGAGCATACGAGATTATCAAACCGCCATTCCTCAAACTCTGCATTCAGAAATTCATGGAGGATCAAGGATTGACATTGCCTAATGCGGAGGGGTCACTGGAGCAAGCGGTATTTAACGCTCTTCGGCATCCTTTGGACGGGGGACGTCAAGGACTTGCTATTGCAAGATACTTAAGTGGGGAAAACACCCTGGAGGAATATTGGGAGGACCCAAATAGTCGCGGGTTGTTTAATCAACTGAATCGAGATAAGAAGCGTGTTCACAACCTCATTAGTATTAGTTTTCTGCCCTTGGATTCGGAGGCGATGCGCAGGTTCGCAATCCTGACCACTCATCCTGATTGGACACTGGATATTATCTCGGACATGTACAATTCATACGCTTTTAGTGGAGAGCAGCTGCTTCAACGTTACGGGCAAGACCCTGAGGTGCAACGTGAGAAATTGCTAACCAGCCTGATCTCACTTAATGGCATGACCGACTACAGATACAAATCGATGCCGCATGACGAATACCGCCGAATCATTCAGCAGAATCTGGACTATGCACTGACACAGTACAAGAAACTGCCAACAGATACACGCATTTTAATTCTGGAGATTACCTTTGAACAGCGTGATGAGTTATCGAAGAAAATATTGGCCGAAGCGATTCGTGCCGGATTGCAGGATTCTTCCAAAAAGGCCAACGGCGTGGCGTTAGCGGAATTCAACCGAATTCCTGATCAGGACTTGTATACGCTCATATACCTCTCGGAGAAAAAAGTGGCGATCAAAGAAATGGCTCTGACTGCAATCCGGAGTCTGGAAAACAGCAAGGAACTGTACGGTGAGCTTTTGAAGAAAGAGAAGTCCGACGATTGGAAGAGCTTGATCCAAATTCTGCTGGATACCGCAGATTTAAGTCCAGAGTATGCCCATGCTGCACTCGCTGATCAGGCGGATGCCAAAAAGTTGTCGAGACTGAGCTGGTTGTCCTTGAAAGATCTCCCTTCACTGATACGTATTGAAGACAATCAGCCTTTAGATGACCGGATTAAACAGTATGCTTTGGTCCAATCATTGGATCATACATCCGGTCCTAATGAACGGTTGAATGAATTACGAGATTACGTAAGTGAGTCATCGCTCGCTCGTTTTGCAAGTGAACTGCTCCAGGTCTGGATTCAGGAAGGTGCTCCTGCAAAAGAGAAATGGGTGATGTATGTATCAGCACTCTTTGGCGATATTCAGATTGTGAATATTCTGGCTCCGCAAATTAAGGAATGGACAGAAAACAGTCGTGGCGCGATTGCAGCAGATGCTGTAAAAGTGCTCGCTTATCTGAAAGATCCATCCGCTCTTATGGCGATTGACAAGATCAAACGTGGCGTGAAGAACCGTCAGGTGAAAGGTGCAGCAGAAGAAGCATTGCAACTTGCAGCCGATAATATGGGACTTACCTCGGAACAACTGGAGGATCGGCTGGTCACCACACTTGGTTTTGATGAAAAAGGAACCATGCAGCTGAGTTACGGAGAGCGTTCCTTCCTGGTTAAGGTCAATGGAGACTTACAAGTCGTTGTCTTAAATGAAGAAACGGGCAAATCCGTGAAGAGTCTGCCTGCTCCTGCACAGAAAGATGATCCTGAATTGGCAGCGCAGTCCAAGGCACGTTTCACACAGCTGAAAAAAGATCTCAAATCCATGGTTAACATTCAGGCGCAGCGTCTGGAAGAGTCATTGTCCAAGCAACGTCTGTGGTCTGCCGATGAGTGGAAAGCATTGTTTGTACAAAATGTAATCATGCAAAAATTTGCTGTTGGTCTGATCTGGGGAACGTATGAGGATGGCGCTCTGATCAGCACCTTCCGTTATATGGAGGACGGCACCTTCAATTCTGTGGATGAAGATGAGGTCGATCTGCCTTCGGATGCGCAAGTGGGACTTATACACCCGTTGGAACTGGATCAGGCAACGCTTGAAGGTTGGACAACGCAGTTGGAGGATTACGAGATCAAGCAGCCATTCGAGCAATTGAATCGTGAGATTCACCAGCCAGAAGATGAGGATAAAACGAAGAATGAATACGATCATCTGCCCGAGTCTGATTTTTCACCAACGGCTTTCCCCAAAGCACTGGAGAAATACGGTTGGATCAAAGGACCGGCACAGGACGGCGGCTGGTATCATGAATTTTATAAAGAGTACGGAGATCTTGTTGCAGAATTGCAATTCAGCGGTACGAGCATCACGTATTACGAGGGATTGGATGACATTACCCTGGAATCCCTTCATTTCTTCAAACCGAATAACAAGCAATATTATTACTATGGTGACAACAAACCCATTGCTCTAGGCAACGTTCCAGGTCGCGTGTTCAGTGAAACGATCTACGACATTCTGAGAGCAACGGGGCGTTGA
- a CDS encoding VWA domain-containing protein: MEANMNEANRITEENGETDKTSNPDGSNRGDHHSAETLNRWRLILGESAEEGLCNTDQYTSDEFQYTEIDEILGYLYNREYGEEQGYRKEGGRGASNLTVPKWLHKVRDLFPKPTVEILEKQALDRYGLTELLTDKKLLESLEPNMNLLKNIMQFKGRMKGEVLKSAKDIVRTVVEELRSKLESQTRASIMGKRSRYTSSSVRSLRNLNFKRTITKNLKNYDKNKRRFVIDRLYFDGSIQPHNKWNIIIGVDESGSMLDSVIYSSVMASIFYRLNALRTKLFIFDTQVVDLSDRLEDPVDVLMNVQLGGGTHITKALRYGETLIDNPGKTIFILVSDLEEGYPIAQMYKACKDIIDAGCKLLVLTALDFNGDSVYNKHAAQTLTNMGAHVAAITPNELADWIGEIIT; encoded by the coding sequence ATGGAAGCTAATATGAATGAAGCGAATCGGATAACGGAAGAAAACGGAGAAACGGACAAAACCTCCAATCCGGATGGAAGCAACCGAGGAGATCATCATTCTGCTGAAACCTTGAATCGATGGCGTCTGATTCTCGGTGAATCCGCCGAAGAAGGGTTGTGTAATACAGACCAATACACTTCGGATGAATTTCAATATACGGAAATCGATGAGATTCTGGGTTATCTGTATAACCGTGAATACGGTGAAGAACAAGGTTACCGAAAAGAGGGAGGACGCGGTGCGTCTAACCTGACTGTCCCGAAATGGTTGCACAAAGTCAGGGACCTATTTCCCAAACCAACAGTAGAAATATTGGAGAAACAGGCGCTTGATCGCTATGGGCTGACAGAATTGTTAACGGACAAAAAGTTGCTTGAATCCCTTGAACCCAACATGAATCTGCTTAAGAATATTATGCAGTTCAAAGGACGGATGAAAGGTGAGGTGTTAAAGAGCGCCAAGGATATCGTGCGAACTGTGGTTGAAGAGCTGCGCAGCAAGCTGGAGTCTCAGACCCGAGCCAGTATCATGGGCAAGCGAAGTCGCTATACCTCCAGTTCAGTACGATCCTTGCGCAATCTGAATTTCAAGCGAACCATCACCAAGAATTTGAAGAATTACGATAAAAACAAGCGCAGGTTTGTCATTGATCGTCTATATTTCGACGGGAGTATACAGCCTCATAACAAGTGGAACATCATCATTGGTGTGGACGAAAGTGGCAGTATGCTGGATTCAGTCATCTACAGTTCGGTAATGGCGAGTATCTTTTATCGATTGAATGCGCTGCGCACGAAATTATTCATATTTGATACGCAGGTTGTTGATCTGAGCGACAGGCTGGAAGACCCCGTAGACGTGCTCATGAATGTGCAGCTCGGCGGGGGAACACATATTACCAAAGCGTTGCGTTATGGCGAGACGCTAATCGATAATCCTGGCAAAACCATCTTTATTCTGGTCAGTGATCTGGAGGAAGGTTACCCGATTGCGCAGATGTACAAAGCCTGTAAAGATATCATCGATGCAGGATGCAAGCTACTGGTTCTCACCGCACTCGATTTTAACGGGGATTCTGTCTATAACAAACATGCAGCACAGACATTAACCAACATGGGGGCACATGTAGCCGCAATTACCCCAAACGAGTTGGCAGATTGGATTGGCGAAATCATCACTTAA
- a CDS encoding DUF5682 family protein has protein sequence MDRLRAVLDPDVDQLQSLFESQVYNLSNPAVYYPIRHHSPACSYHLLRLIGEYKPDIILIEGPESGNPLISVLSDEATIPPVSLYYTYESELEREACYYPMLRYSPEYVALKEAKRLDIPAKFIDLDYRHFSTRASKSGQTEQKEISIQDETLLAGSDFINRLCQKTNCRSFDELWEKVFEIGGLEKSTRAFVQDVFTYCTLSRMCYSTERLQSSGDLAREAHMKQRINQAVQEYDRVLVITGGFHTYGLLMSEKHESELEQPEMDKQYPDQRLDGRGKPGTSQQIAVDPDPVHQQMYPMVYTFAEADRLNGYASGMPYVNYYDQIWNQLLRKKSTPYNLTALDLLSRLMRQLRDGHEHVSTSDAIEAYSMIQGLAGLRGKREGGVYELMDAALSSFVKGELTLATDKPLQELQQLLTGDVIGSVAPNSFSIPIVEDFKVRCTGHKLQIRTTGQHKKVLDLYAKPEHRQISQLIQCITYLVPEFAKRQSGPDWIAERDMNLVRETWVYMYSSRIEARLIENSLYGGTLAGAATRKMEEQMQEIPDHHSGELARLMLQALLMGLQDTAMKLYEQVRSALRTDGNFLSLCNSLHVLNRIHQHRRLLGLSDEQQLPELVSEAYRNAVDKLLQLSRANPDEHEAIIQGLKLLAMLAESSEEHFQDETFRIHLNELLSDHQLPAQLEGVCVAISSGLGDRPREEIVDRARGYIHGTPDQTRQTALFLQGVFSVARDAFLYEDQLLSELNYLIEQLSYDDFISMVPELRLAFTYFTPMETGLIAERVASLHQVEPEEMLRPAVDEQMLIQSKAWDEALRKEFAAWKLI, from the coding sequence ATGGATCGGTTAAGAGCAGTACTGGACCCTGATGTTGATCAGTTACAATCCTTGTTCGAGTCCCAGGTGTATAACCTGAGTAATCCTGCGGTCTATTATCCTATTAGACACCACAGCCCTGCATGTTCGTATCACTTGTTACGATTAATCGGGGAGTATAAGCCGGATATTATTCTAATCGAAGGACCAGAGAGTGGTAATCCATTAATTTCGGTGCTGAGTGATGAGGCAACCATACCGCCTGTCAGTCTGTACTATACCTATGAGAGTGAACTGGAGAGAGAAGCCTGCTATTATCCGATGCTTCGGTATTCGCCTGAATATGTCGCTTTGAAAGAAGCAAAACGTCTGGACATTCCGGCAAAGTTTATTGATCTGGACTATCGTCACTTCTCCACTCGTGCATCCAAGTCCGGTCAGACAGAACAAAAGGAGATCTCCATCCAGGACGAGACCTTGCTTGCAGGGTCTGACTTCATTAATCGGTTGTGCCAAAAAACAAACTGTCGCAGTTTTGATGAATTGTGGGAAAAGGTATTTGAGATTGGCGGTCTGGAGAAATCCACTCGGGCGTTCGTGCAGGATGTATTCACGTATTGTACGTTATCCCGAATGTGCTATTCCACGGAACGATTACAGTCTTCAGGTGATCTGGCACGAGAAGCACATATGAAACAACGTATTAATCAAGCGGTACAAGAGTATGATCGTGTGCTTGTCATTACCGGTGGATTTCATACGTATGGACTGTTGATGTCAGAGAAACATGAATCCGAATTGGAACAGCCAGAAATGGATAAACAGTATCCAGACCAACGTTTGGATGGACGAGGTAAACCAGGTACTTCTCAACAAATTGCGGTTGATCCAGATCCGGTTCACCAACAAATGTACCCGATGGTCTATACCTTTGCTGAAGCGGATCGGCTCAATGGATATGCGAGCGGCATGCCTTATGTGAATTATTACGATCAGATCTGGAACCAGCTGCTTCGCAAAAAGAGTACACCATATAATCTAACGGCTCTGGACTTGTTATCCCGGCTGATGCGCCAATTACGAGACGGACACGAGCATGTATCAACCAGTGATGCGATTGAGGCGTACAGCATGATTCAGGGTCTCGCCGGGCTTCGGGGGAAAAGGGAAGGCGGTGTCTATGAGTTGATGGATGCGGCACTCTCTTCCTTTGTGAAGGGGGAGCTTACCCTAGCGACCGATAAACCGTTGCAAGAGCTTCAGCAGTTATTGACAGGAGACGTCATTGGAAGCGTGGCTCCCAATTCATTCAGTATTCCCATCGTGGAGGACTTCAAGGTGCGTTGTACAGGGCACAAACTGCAGATCCGCACAACAGGACAACACAAGAAAGTGCTGGATCTGTATGCGAAACCGGAGCACCGTCAGATAAGTCAATTGATTCAGTGTATCACGTATCTGGTTCCGGAATTCGCTAAACGGCAATCCGGGCCGGACTGGATCGCAGAACGTGACATGAATCTTGTACGCGAAACCTGGGTTTATATGTACTCATCCCGCATTGAAGCCAGATTGATAGAGAACTCTCTCTATGGCGGAACGCTTGCCGGGGCGGCTACACGCAAAATGGAAGAACAGATGCAAGAAATACCGGATCATCATAGCGGTGAACTTGCCCGACTAATGCTTCAAGCGCTGCTCATGGGGCTTCAGGACACTGCGATGAAGCTTTATGAACAGGTGCGCTCGGCGCTGAGAACCGACGGGAATTTCCTTTCCTTATGTAACAGTCTGCATGTCTTGAACCGAATTCATCAGCACCGCAGGCTACTGGGATTATCTGACGAGCAACAACTCCCTGAGTTGGTATCCGAGGCTTACAGGAACGCCGTGGACAAGTTGTTACAGCTCTCCAGAGCCAATCCGGATGAACATGAAGCCATTATTCAGGGATTGAAGTTGCTAGCCATGCTCGCGGAGTCATCAGAGGAGCATTTTCAGGATGAGACATTCCGAATTCACCTGAATGAGCTTCTGTCTGATCACCAGCTTCCGGCTCAGCTGGAGGGTGTGTGTGTTGCTATTTCCTCAGGCCTCGGCGACAGGCCAAGGGAAGAGATTGTTGATCGTGCACGTGGATATATCCATGGTACACCGGATCAGACCCGTCAAACGGCACTTTTTTTACAGGGAGTATTCTCTGTAGCACGTGACGCTTTTTTATATGAAGATCAGTTGTTGTCCGAGTTGAATTATTTGATTGAACAGCTATCATATGACGACTTCATTAGTATGGTACCGGAATTGAGGTTGGCATTCACCTACTTTACACCAATGGAGACGGGCTTGATTGCTGAGCGGGTGGCGAGTCTGCATCAGGTTGAACCGGAAGAGATGTTAAGGCCTGCGGTTGATGAACAGATGCTGATTCAGTCCAAAGCATGGGATGAAGCGCTTCGAAAGGAGTTTGCCGCATGGAAGCTAATATGA
- a CDS encoding AAA family ATPase, protein MEMLKPPAETLYEVELRALREEDQGKRPPNWLLSPAYVRDFIIGRDKPALLNGEEITITRKFYGNDVLIERAVVTLAGNRGLMLVGEPGTAKTMLSELLTAAISGTSLNTIQGTAGTTEDMIKYSWNYAMLLDKGPSEAALVPSPLYNGMKKGILTRFEEITRCPAEAQDSLISILSDKVMSIPELDGGVLFAQPGFNVIATANIRDKGVNEMSGALKRRFNFETIKPIHNVKMEAKIIESQARSLLLHSGIDIEINTDVVELLATTFMELRTGMTREGYKLDTPQASMSTAEAVSVYVQSAMTSYYYEDKAIALDRLVQNMLGTIAKENDKDLSILKTYFSKVVKERSREEGMWKDYFEERKWIG, encoded by the coding sequence ATGGAGATGCTTAAACCACCCGCCGAGACATTATACGAGGTTGAATTACGCGCGCTGAGAGAGGAAGATCAGGGGAAACGTCCCCCGAACTGGCTGTTATCTCCCGCCTATGTGCGCGATTTTATTATAGGCAGGGATAAGCCTGCGTTATTAAATGGAGAAGAGATCACGATTACCCGCAAATTCTATGGCAATGACGTGTTAATTGAACGTGCAGTGGTTACTCTGGCAGGCAATCGAGGGTTAATGCTCGTGGGAGAACCCGGAACAGCCAAGACCATGCTTAGCGAATTACTGACCGCAGCGATTTCCGGAACCAGTCTGAATACGATTCAGGGTACGGCAGGCACGACGGAAGATATGATCAAGTATTCATGGAATTACGCCATGCTGCTCGATAAAGGTCCTTCGGAAGCCGCGCTTGTGCCATCGCCGTTATATAACGGAATGAAGAAGGGTATTCTTACCCGTTTTGAAGAGATCACACGTTGTCCCGCCGAAGCGCAGGATAGTCTGATCAGTATTCTCAGTGACAAGGTCATGAGCATCCCGGAACTTGATGGCGGTGTATTGTTTGCCCAACCTGGATTTAACGTCATTGCTACAGCCAATATTCGGGATAAAGGTGTTAATGAAATGAGCGGTGCCTTGAAACGACGATTCAATTTTGAAACGATCAAGCCCATTCATAACGTAAAGATGGAAGCCAAAATTATTGAATCCCAGGCACGAAGCCTGTTATTACATAGTGGAATTGATATTGAAATTAATACGGATGTGGTTGAATTGCTGGCTACAACATTTATGGAACTGCGCACTGGCATGACACGGGAAGGCTACAAGCTCGACACACCTCAAGCATCCATGAGTACGGCGGAAGCGGTGTCTGTCTATGTCCAGAGTGCGATGACTTCCTATTATTACGAAGATAAGGCTATTGCGCTGGATCGGTTGGTGCAGAACATGCTGGGAACCATTGCGAAGGAAAACGACAAGGATCTGTCCATTCTCAAAACCTACTTCTCCAAGGTCGTAAAAGAGCGTTCCAGAGAAGAGGGAATGTGGAAGGACTATTTTGAGGAGAGAAAATGGATCGGTTAA
- a CDS encoding aldo/keto reductase gives MSYAQLPLHHHQIPASRMVLGCMRFGGEWDGLPITSDLVVEGHRAVEAAIEIGINHFDLADIYTRGKAEHVLGRVLSETPGLREQIIIQSKCGIRLVGDDEGPQRYDTSGAHILASVDGILERLGVDYLDILLLHRPDPLAHPQEIREALAELHHSGKVRHFGVSNMGSEQIRLLQLHSKVPLIVNQLEMSLDKIGFVEAGVTVNRPQARDNVFPYGTMEYCQAEHIQLQAWGPLAQGRFTGRVVEGQRPEIDHTAQLVDRMAKERGVTPESIVLAWLMKHPAGIQPVIGSIRPERILACRDATKIELTRYEWYELYSASCGRRM, from the coding sequence ATGTCATACGCACAACTTCCCTTGCATCACCACCAGATTCCCGCAAGTCGAATGGTTCTTGGCTGTATGCGATTCGGGGGTGAATGGGATGGTCTTCCCATTACTTCAGATCTTGTTGTGGAAGGTCATCGAGCGGTAGAAGCAGCTATCGAAATAGGCATTAATCATTTTGATCTGGCGGATATATACACACGAGGTAAGGCAGAGCATGTCTTGGGGCGAGTTTTATCTGAAACTCCTGGTTTGCGTGAACAGATCATTATACAGTCGAAGTGTGGTATACGCCTTGTAGGTGATGATGAAGGACCTCAGCGTTATGACACCTCAGGTGCACATATCCTGGCGAGTGTGGACGGGATTTTGGAACGGCTCGGCGTCGATTATCTGGATATTTTACTGCTACACCGTCCTGATCCGCTCGCCCATCCACAAGAGATTAGGGAAGCACTGGCTGAGCTGCATCATTCTGGTAAAGTGCGCCATTTTGGTGTGTCCAACATGGGCTCTGAACAGATTCGTCTTCTTCAGCTCCATAGTAAAGTGCCTCTGATTGTGAATCAGTTGGAGATGAGTCTGGACAAGATTGGGTTCGTAGAAGCTGGTGTGACGGTGAATCGACCCCAAGCCAGAGACAACGTGTTTCCTTATGGCACGATGGAATATTGTCAGGCAGAGCATATTCAATTGCAAGCCTGGGGTCCCCTTGCTCAGGGGCGATTTACTGGCAGGGTAGTTGAGGGACAGCGTCCTGAAATTGACCATACGGCTCAATTGGTTGATCGAATGGCCAAGGAGCGTGGGGTGACACCGGAGTCTATTGTACTGGCTTGGTTAATGAAGCATCCAGCAGGTATTCAGCCCGTGATTGGTTCAATTCGACCAGAGCGGATTCTGGCCTGCCGTGACGCGACTAAGATTGAGCTAACCCGATATGAGTGGTACGAGCTGTACTCAGCTTCGTGTGGTCGCAGAATGTAA
- a CDS encoding cytochrome P450, with product MNPNEPNESSKPAFFTKEFTHNPYPVYEKLRKEEPVFRVMFPHGEFGWIITRYEDAVQILKDPRFTKDIAKRYGPENQSIFVNNMLFSDPPDHRRLRGLVQKAFTPKLIADMRSHIQEIADDLLDNLASQEKMNLIDDFAFPLPIIVISEILGVPLEDQDKFRMWSNSIIDASSSEHAEMFEQHAREFTEYLNAWFAKVRKDPGNDLISQLVTAEDSGQQLSENELLGVVSLLIIAGHETTVNLIGNGILALLEHPEQRELLIKQPELIHKAIEEMLRYNGPVEFSTSRWALEDIEFRGQHIAQGELVIVALDSANRDEQQFKDADVFDITREKSSHLAFGTGIHLCLGAPLARLEGEIAVSTLLNRFPNMQLQTDVNELEWRPGMIVRGVKEIPVQLK from the coding sequence TTGAACCCGAATGAACCCAACGAGTCCTCAAAGCCAGCGTTTTTCACGAAAGAATTCACGCATAACCCTTACCCCGTGTATGAAAAGTTAAGAAAAGAGGAGCCTGTTTTCAGAGTCATGTTTCCTCACGGCGAGTTTGGCTGGATCATTACCCGATACGAGGATGCAGTCCAGATCCTGAAAGATCCTCGCTTCACTAAGGATATCGCCAAACGTTATGGACCTGAAAATCAAAGTATCTTTGTCAATAACATGCTGTTCTCCGATCCACCAGATCATCGCCGTCTGCGCGGACTTGTACAGAAAGCGTTCACCCCTAAGTTGATTGCAGACATGAGAAGCCATATTCAAGAAATCGCGGATGATCTACTGGACAACCTTGCGTCCCAAGAGAAAATGAATCTGATCGACGACTTTGCTTTTCCATTGCCGATCATCGTTATTAGTGAGATCCTCGGCGTGCCGCTGGAAGATCAGGACAAGTTCCGTATGTGGTCCAATTCCATCATTGATGCATCCAGCTCGGAACACGCCGAGATGTTTGAACAGCATGCCAGGGAATTCACCGAATACCTGAATGCCTGGTTCGCCAAAGTACGCAAAGATCCGGGGAACGACCTGATCAGTCAGCTCGTAACAGCAGAAGATTCCGGGCAACAACTGTCTGAAAATGAATTGCTTGGCGTAGTCTCCTTGTTAATCATCGCGGGCCACGAAACGACGGTTAATCTCATCGGCAATGGAATCCTTGCCCTGCTGGAGCATCCGGAGCAACGCGAACTGCTCATTAAGCAGCCCGAGCTTATTCACAAGGCCATTGAAGAGATGCTGCGCTACAATGGACCGGTGGAGTTCAGTACATCTCGATGGGCTCTGGAAGATATCGAATTCCGTGGACAGCATATCGCTCAAGGTGAACTTGTCATCGTTGCGCTTGATTCGGCTAATCGGGACGAACAGCAGTTCAAGGATGCTGATGTCTTTGACATTACCCGCGAGAAGAGTTCACATCTGGCCTTTGGCACAGGTATTCACCTCTGCCTCGGAGCACCGCTTGCACGTCTGGAAGGCGAGATAGCAGTCAGTACGCTTCTGAATCGTTTTCCGAATATGCAACTACAGACTGACGTGAATGAACTTGAATGGAGACCCGGCATGATTGTTCGTGGTGTCAAGGAGATCCCGGTTCAGCTTAAGTAA
- a CDS encoding ribosomal protein L7/L12 — MEMNTLVWIVLLLLILVLLVRVTSLQRQLNELKRDVERLENGSTASTRSDFNYTLSPKEASPSHTSQPTATDLDQELLALIQQGKKIMAIKRLREAKGLSLKEAKDYVDSLDR; from the coding sequence ATGGAAATGAACACCTTGGTATGGATCGTTTTACTGCTTCTGATCCTTGTGTTACTAGTCAGAGTCACCAGCCTGCAACGCCAATTGAATGAATTGAAAAGAGATGTCGAACGTCTGGAGAACGGCTCAACCGCAAGCACACGCTCCGACTTCAATTACACCTTGTCGCCGAAGGAAGCATCCCCTTCCCACACAAGCCAACCAACCGCAACGGATCTGGATCAGGAGCTGCTTGCACTTATACAACAAGGGAAAAAAATTATGGCAATCAAACGACTGCGCGAAGCCAAAGGTCTTTCGTTAAAGGAAGCCAAAGACTATGTTGATTCCCTAGATCGGTAA